In Halobaculum sp. XH14, a single genomic region encodes these proteins:
- a CDS encoding phosphate uptake regulator PhoU encodes METRKIQTVGSGTYTVSLPKSWAESEGISAGTVVTLHADIDGLLRVEAPGHERDERSRVSVRVEDGEPERLERAVRAAYAAGFEELVLTAPDGFGDDQRGTVRAVTRTLPGVTIADESADRLTVRTLLDASEVSIRQTIRQLRFVALSMHRDATAALTGEATVEAPGDRDDEADRLFAMIDRHVGRGLSRLDEVDALGVTRPELFALWVTARELEGVADRAEQLATTAAELDGQATVPGEGDLDAVARQARQAVEDAVGVVVGDGTVDAARRALAAREAVREETDAMDRALFAAEGADYRLTHALEAVRRTAEHAGAVAELALRIELGGGELRSASVQDGDRDGDDWVLRAVAGSDE; translated from the coding sequence ATGGAGACGCGAAAGATCCAGACGGTCGGCAGCGGGACTTACACCGTCTCGCTCCCGAAGTCGTGGGCAGAGTCCGAGGGCATCTCGGCGGGGACGGTCGTCACCCTGCACGCCGACATCGACGGCCTCCTCCGCGTCGAGGCCCCCGGCCACGAGCGGGACGAACGGAGCCGCGTCTCGGTGCGGGTCGAGGACGGCGAGCCCGAGCGGCTCGAACGGGCAGTCAGGGCCGCCTACGCGGCCGGGTTCGAGGAACTCGTGCTCACCGCGCCCGACGGGTTCGGGGACGACCAGCGGGGGACCGTCAGGGCCGTCACCCGCACCCTCCCGGGCGTGACGATCGCCGACGAGTCGGCCGACCGGCTCACGGTGCGGACGCTGCTCGACGCCTCGGAGGTCTCGATCCGGCAGACGATCCGCCAGCTTCGGTTCGTCGCGCTCTCGATGCACCGGGACGCGACGGCCGCGCTGACCGGCGAGGCGACCGTCGAGGCCCCGGGCGACCGTGACGACGAGGCCGACCGCCTGTTCGCGATGATCGACCGGCACGTCGGGCGCGGCCTCTCGCGGCTCGACGAGGTCGACGCGCTCGGGGTGACCCGTCCCGAACTGTTCGCGCTCTGGGTCACCGCCCGCGAACTGGAGGGCGTCGCCGACCGCGCGGAGCAGCTCGCAACGACGGCGGCCGAACTCGACGGGCAGGCGACGGTGCCCGGCGAGGGTGACCTGGACGCGGTCGCCCGGCAGGCCCGCCAGGCGGTCGAGGACGCGGTGGGCGTCGTCGTCGGCGACGGCACCGTGGACGCGGCGCGGCGCGCGCTGGCCGCCCGCGAGGCGGTCCGCGAGGAGACCGACGCGATGGACCGGGCGCTGTTCGCCGCGGAAGGGGCCGACTACCGGCTCACGCACGCGCTTGAGGCCGTCCGCCGGACGGCCGAACACGCTGGCGCCGTCGCGGAACTGGCGCTCCGGATCGAACTCGGCGGCGGCGAGTTGCGGTCCGCGTCGGTCCAGGACGGCGACCGCGACGGCGACGACTGGGTCCTCCGGGCGGTCGCGGGCTCGGACGAGTGA
- the pstA gene encoding phosphate ABC transporter permease PstA — protein sequence MAGAMGTDLVRQDTSGTDAVAAVAVAVSAVLFGLSIVALAEGISITGTVAGVSTVALLGALLVLLGGAVVSFGVGSRLEFVSTTPDASAGLIAGAAGAVPWFVVGAGAATLLLGSGGIGLVVGGLLLGGVAFAATVLPREDVGSTVPIGALPALTGLVFLTGTLGPEWVWDLGWEQTASLTAEFVIPVATLSNAMLAGWAAAKAYGGFGARGRHLGAYVLVYLNALSIVAFLFVLVAFTVVQGVPGLLTGVQFGLGVGPETTLGLFGLELSFRWPVSIPFLMNGVALLNEFNGVLPAIVGTVWLVVGAVLFAVPLAVGAAIFLTEYAEQGAFTRAVEIATNGLWSTPSIVFGLFGFAFLIPRFGNSKSLLSGMLTLGFMLLPLVLITSREAMLSVPDEYRDASAALGVTRWQTIRSVVLPAALPGVVTGVILGVGRIAGETAPILLTMAGGTFVPGGQTVDVIGGFEFTSAPPFVANPELLQATSALPYQLFALITAGVGLGENVANPDEFRWATALVLLAVVLTFYAIGIGTRYYFRRKLRHE from the coding sequence ATGGCGGGCGCGATGGGGACCGACCTCGTCCGGCAGGACACCTCCGGGACCGACGCGGTCGCCGCCGTCGCGGTCGCCGTCTCGGCCGTGCTGTTCGGGCTCTCGATCGTGGCGCTGGCCGAGGGGATCTCGATCACCGGCACCGTCGCGGGCGTCTCGACGGTCGCGCTCCTGGGCGCCCTCCTCGTCCTGCTCGGCGGGGCCGTCGTCTCCTTCGGCGTCGGCTCCCGCCTCGAGTTCGTCTCGACGACCCCGGACGCCAGCGCCGGCCTGATCGCGGGGGCCGCCGGCGCAGTCCCGTGGTTCGTCGTCGGTGCCGGCGCCGCGACCCTGCTCCTCGGCTCCGGGGGTATCGGACTGGTCGTCGGCGGACTCCTCCTCGGCGGCGTCGCCTTCGCGGCCACGGTGCTCCCCCGCGAGGACGTCGGGTCGACGGTTCCCATCGGGGCGCTGCCGGCGTTGACCGGCCTGGTGTTCCTGACCGGCACGCTCGGCCCGGAGTGGGTGTGGGACCTGGGCTGGGAGCAGACCGCCTCGCTGACCGCGGAGTTCGTCATCCCGGTCGCGACCCTGTCCAACGCGATGCTCGCCGGCTGGGCGGCCGCGAAGGCGTACGGCGGCTTCGGCGCTCGCGGCCGGCACCTGGGCGCGTACGTGCTCGTCTACCTGAACGCCCTCTCCATCGTCGCGTTCCTGTTCGTCCTCGTCGCGTTCACGGTCGTCCAGGGCGTCCCGGGGCTCCTCACCGGGGTCCAGTTCGGCCTCGGCGTCGGGCCCGAGACCACGCTCGGACTGTTCGGCCTGGAGCTGAGCTTCCGGTGGCCGGTCTCGATCCCGTTCCTGATGAACGGCGTCGCGCTGTTGAACGAGTTCAACGGCGTGCTCCCGGCGATCGTGGGGACGGTGTGGCTCGTCGTCGGTGCCGTGCTGTTCGCGGTGCCACTCGCGGTCGGGGCCGCGATCTTCCTCACCGAGTACGCCGAGCAGGGCGCGTTCACGCGGGCGGTCGAGATCGCGACGAACGGCCTCTGGAGCACCCCCAGCATCGTCTTCGGCCTGTTCGGGTTCGCGTTCCTCATCCCACGGTTCGGCAACAGCAAGTCGCTGCTGTCGGGGATGCTCACGCTCGGGTTCATGCTGCTCCCGCTGGTGTTGATCACCAGCCGCGAGGCGATGCTCTCGGTGCCCGACGAGTACCGCGACGCGAGCGCCGCCCTCGGCGTCACGCGCTGGCAGACCATCAGGAGCGTCGTCCTGCCGGCCGCGCTCCCCGGCGTCGTCACCGGGGTCATCCTCGGCGTCGGACGGATCGCCGGCGAGACGGCCCCCATCCTGCTGACGATGGCGGGCGGGACGTTCGTCCCCGGGGGACAGACGGTCGACGTGATCGGCGGCTTCGAGTTCACGTCGGCCCCGCCGTTCGTGGCCAACCCCGAACTGCTGCAGGCGACCTCGGCGCTCCCCTACCAGCTGTTCGCGCTCATCACCGCGGGCGTCGGGCTGGGGGAGAACGTCGCCAACCCCGACGAGTTCCGGTGGGCGACCGCGCTCGTCCTCCTCGCCGTCGTCCTGACGTTCTACGCCATCGGCATCGGCACGCGATACTACTTCCGGCGGAAGCTCAGACACGAATGA
- a CDS encoding low molecular weight phosphatase family protein — protein sequence MTEPTTTDPIRIAFMCVRNAGRSQMSTAVAERERERRGLEDRVELLTGGTDPADHVHEVVVEVMREAGFDLADRTPREITVEELRSCDYVATMGCSTLDVGTVGPDVDVRDWALDDPGERELDAVREIRDEIERRVVALFDEIEEAS from the coding sequence ATGACCGAACCCACCACCACCGACCCGATTCGAATCGCCTTCATGTGCGTCCGGAACGCCGGCCGCTCCCAGATGTCCACGGCAGTCGCCGAGCGCGAACGGGAGCGACGCGGTCTCGAGGACCGCGTCGAACTCCTCACCGGCGGGACCGACCCTGCCGACCACGTCCACGAGGTCGTGGTCGAGGTCATGCGCGAGGCCGGCTTCGACCTCGCGGACCGGACGCCCCGCGAGATCACCGTCGAGGAGCTTCGCTCCTGCGACTACGTCGCCACCATGGGCTGTTCCACGCTGGACGTGGGGACCGTCGGGCCCGACGTGGACGTGCGCGACTGGGCGCTGGACGACCCCGGCGAACGGGAGCTGGATGCGGTACGGGAGATCCGCGACGAGATCGAGCGACGGGTGGTCGCGCTGTTCGACGAGATCGAGGAGGCGTCATAA
- a CDS encoding MBL fold metallo-hydrolase, with protein sequence MDTAGTERSGREVATGIYRFGTSRINWYVLEAEDGLTVVDAGLPAHWPQLGDWLAENGYEFGDVAALVVTHADADHVGFAARLAERGVPIYCHPADRSLLSGQPQGAPGWFYRNLWRPGFLRYAVEMIRDGVTSVEPVAETEPLAAGEVLPVPGEPRVVFAPGHTPGSCALSVEDRDVLFCGDVLATRNIFTGQEGDPQLLGAADEDHEEARGSLDRLDGLGSVTLLPGHGNPWQGEVETAVESAR encoded by the coding sequence ATGGACACCGCTGGGACCGAACGGTCGGGCCGCGAGGTGGCTACGGGCATCTACCGGTTCGGCACCAGCAGGATCAACTGGTACGTGCTGGAAGCCGAGGACGGGCTGACGGTCGTCGACGCCGGGCTGCCGGCCCACTGGCCCCAGCTCGGCGACTGGCTCGCCGAGAACGGCTACGAGTTCGGCGACGTGGCGGCGCTCGTGGTGACCCACGCGGACGCCGACCACGTCGGCTTCGCGGCACGGCTGGCCGAACGGGGCGTACCGATCTACTGTCATCCGGCCGACCGTTCCCTCCTGAGCGGCCAGCCCCAGGGCGCGCCCGGCTGGTTCTACCGGAACCTCTGGCGGCCGGGGTTCCTCCGCTACGCGGTCGAGATGATCCGGGACGGCGTCACGTCAGTCGAGCCTGTCGCCGAGACCGAACCGCTCGCGGCCGGCGAGGTGCTCCCCGTTCCGGGCGAGCCCCGGGTCGTCTTTGCCCCCGGTCACACGCCCGGGTCGTGCGCGCTGTCGGTCGAGGACCGGGACGTCCTGTTCTGTGGCGACGTGCTCGCCACGCGGAACATCTTCACCGGGCAGGAGGGCGACCCCCAGTTGCTCGGGGCAGCCGACGAGGATCACGAGGAGGCGAGGGGATCGCTCGACCGGCTCGACGGGCTGGGGTCGGTGACGCTTCTGCCCGGCCACGGGAACCCGTGGCAGGGGGAGGTCGAGACGGCGGTCGAGAGCGCGCGGTGA
- a CDS encoding AIM24 family protein: protein MELAEFARSNAPEEGGTGFRKENNRLLDVPLDGTVMVKAGSMIAYTGDVTFTGKSSAEGGITGFVKEAVSSEGTPVMEAEGSGRLYVAEQSKKVQVLDLDRDESISINGTDILAFESTVDYEISTIGSLSGAAAGGLTNVYLTGPGQVAISTHGDPLVITPPVRTDPDATVAWSANLSPSIARNKTFEIGQTSGEAMQMEFTGSDGFVVIQPHEEGGQRQGQ from the coding sequence ATGGAATTAGCGGAATTCGCGCGCTCCAACGCGCCCGAGGAAGGCGGTACAGGGTTTCGGAAAGAGAACAACAGGCTGCTCGACGTCCCGCTCGATGGCACCGTGATGGTGAAGGCCGGGTCGATGATCGCGTACACCGGCGACGTGACGTTCACCGGGAAGTCGTCGGCCGAAGGTGGCATCACCGGCTTCGTGAAGGAGGCGGTGAGCAGCGAGGGGACGCCCGTCATGGAAGCCGAGGGAAGCGGACGTCTCTACGTCGCAGAACAGAGCAAGAAAGTCCAGGTGCTCGACCTCGACCGCGACGAGTCCATCTCGATCAACGGGACCGACATCCTCGCGTTCGAGTCCACGGTCGACTACGAGATCAGCACGATCGGCAGCCTCTCGGGTGCTGCGGCCGGCGGCCTGACGAACGTTTACCTCACCGGTCCCGGTCAGGTCGCGATCTCGACGCACGGGGACCCGCTCGTGATAACGCCGCCGGTACGCACGGACCCGGACGCGACCGTCGCGTGGAGCGCGAACCTCTCGCCGTCCATCGCCCGGAACAAGACGTTCGAGATCGGCCAGACCTCCGGGGAAGCGATGCAGATGGAGTTCACCGGCTCGGACGGGTTCGTCGTCATCCAGCCCCACGAGGAGGGCGGCCAGCGGCAAGGCCAGTAG
- a CDS encoding PstS family phosphate ABC transporter substrate-binding protein has translation MVDDPNQSITGVSRRKFILTSGVVGATGLAGCSSSSETTPSGSSGGDSGGDSDGDSGGDDGDGSGGDGGMDTSLLNAEGSSTVYPISNKGSSYWNSNAPPSDGEYWGSNSESTVPGWSDLGEPDMLLADYFASQAGFEPTEQRSEPPFPTTVGLSHSGTGCEAVVDGLVDIGNSSGPITAELDWSEQRRDEEVVDHVVGRDGQPVVVSGDVWDEGIQQLTGEQVRMIFQGEVENWSDLEGISYDQEIYAIGRAEGSGTDTAFRLNMLGDADAPMDVDTRQGQNQQVAQLVSQNEGAIAYMALAFTSDAVRPIAIDFEGTVYEPDRDAENTIFDSEYPLNRNLHMYTKITDDTPSGTDRREAAFMNMFLTTFGQTLFVEDVNYIPLPTADIESEREKLSDWIDY, from the coding sequence ATGGTAGACGACCCCAACCAGTCCATCACCGGCGTATCGCGGCGGAAATTCATCCTCACCTCCGGCGTCGTCGGCGCGACGGGCCTCGCCGGCTGTTCGAGTTCGAGCGAGACCACCCCGAGCGGGAGTTCTGGCGGGGACTCGGGCGGCGATTCGGACGGGGATTCGGGCGGCGACGACGGCGACGGCTCGGGCGGCGACGGCGGCATGGACACCTCGCTGCTCAACGCCGAGGGGTCCTCGACGGTCTACCCCATCTCCAACAAGGGGAGCTCCTACTGGAACTCCAACGCGCCGCCGAGCGACGGCGAGTACTGGGGCTCCAACTCGGAGAGCACCGTCCCCGGCTGGTCGGACCTCGGCGAGCCCGACATGCTCCTTGCCGACTACTTCGCCAGCCAGGCCGGCTTCGAGCCGACCGAACAGCGCTCGGAGCCGCCGTTCCCGACGACGGTCGGCCTCTCGCACTCGGGGACAGGCTGTGAGGCCGTCGTTGACGGCCTCGTCGACATCGGCAACTCCTCGGGCCCGATCACGGCCGAACTCGACTGGAGCGAGCAGCGGCGCGACGAGGAGGTCGTCGACCACGTCGTCGGCCGCGACGGCCAGCCGGTCGTCGTCAGCGGCGACGTGTGGGACGAGGGCATCCAGCAGCTCACCGGCGAGCAGGTCCGGATGATCTTCCAGGGCGAAGTCGAGAACTGGAGCGACCTCGAGGGCATCAGCTACGACCAGGAGATCTACGCCATCGGCCGCGCCGAGGGCTCCGGCACCGACACCGCGTTCAGGCTCAACATGCTCGGCGACGCCGACGCGCCGATGGACGTCGACACCCGGCAGGGCCAGAACCAGCAGGTCGCCCAGCTCGTCTCCCAGAACGAGGGCGCCATCGCGTACATGGCGCTCGCGTTCACGAGCGACGCGGTCCGTCCCATCGCCATCGACTTCGAGGGGACCGTGTACGAGCCGGACCGGGACGCGGAGAACACCATCTTCGACAGCGAGTACCCGCTGAACCGGAACCTGCACATGTACACGAAGATCACCGACGACACGCCCAGCGGGACGGACCGGCGCGAGGCCGCCTTCATGAACATGTTCCTGACCACGTTCGGGCAGACGCTGTTCGTGGAGGACGTGAACTACATCCCCCTGCCGACGGCCGACATCGAGTCCGAACGGGAGAAGCTCAGCGACTGGATCGACTACTGA
- the pstB gene encoding phosphate ABC transporter ATP-binding protein PstB: MSDTPQTQQESQTDQPLETDQPLETTAGETDERVREEWREHEFAGRAKLAVEDLNVHYGDDHALKDVSMDIPSNSVTALIGPSGCGKSTFLRCLNRMNDRISAARIDGSVALDGEELYQDGVNLVELRKRVGMVFQSPNPFPKSIRDNVSYGPRKHGDIETGLLARALGRSNEDERDDLVERCLRNAALWEEVSDRLDDNALGLSGGQQQRLCIARCLSVDPEVILMDEPASALDPIATAKIEDLIDDLSEQYTVVIVTHNMQQAARISDQTAVFLTGGELVEYDDTDKIFENPESRRVEEYISGKFG; this comes from the coding sequence ATGAGTGACACACCACAGACCCAGCAGGAAAGCCAGACCGACCAGCCGCTCGAGACCGATCAGCCGCTCGAAACGACCGCCGGCGAGACCGACGAGCGCGTCCGTGAGGAGTGGCGGGAACACGAGTTCGCGGGCCGGGCCAAGCTGGCGGTCGAGGACCTGAACGTCCACTACGGCGACGACCACGCGCTGAAGGACGTCTCGATGGACATCCCGAGCAACAGCGTCACGGCGCTCATCGGTCCCTCCGGCTGCGGGAAGTCGACGTTCCTCCGGTGTCTCAACCGGATGAACGACCGCATCTCGGCCGCTCGGATCGACGGCTCGGTCGCGCTCGACGGCGAGGAACTCTACCAGGACGGCGTCAATCTCGTCGAACTCCGCAAGCGCGTCGGCATGGTGTTCCAGTCGCCGAACCCGTTCCCGAAGTCGATCCGGGACAACGTCTCCTACGGCCCGCGCAAGCACGGCGACATCGAGACGGGCCTCCTCGCGCGCGCGCTCGGCCGGTCGAACGAGGACGAGCGCGACGACCTCGTCGAGCGCTGTCTGCGCAACGCAGCCCTCTGGGAGGAGGTGTCCGACCGCCTCGACGACAACGCGCTCGGCCTCTCGGGCGGCCAGCAGCAGCGCCTCTGTATCGCCCGCTGTCTCTCGGTCGATCCGGAGGTCATCCTGATGGACGAGCCCGCCTCGGCGCTTGACCCCATCGCCACCGCGAAGATCGAGGACCTCATCGACGACCTGAGCGAGCAGTACACGGTCGTCATCGTCACCCACAACATGCAGCAGGCGGCCCGCATCTCTGACCAGACGGCCGTGTTCCTCACCGGCGGGGAGCTCGTGGAGTACGACGACACCGACAAGATCTTCGAGAACCCCGAGTCCCGGCGCGTCGAGGAGTACATCAGCGGGAAGTTCGGATGA
- the pstC gene encoding phosphate ABC transporter permease subunit PstC — protein MTAARERVGSWLRDAGERQVRRGRAFVDDTEPEALAVVGIGSAAMLVAFVGFLLVSPLTVLPFAVSIATFGYGWVRHQEVTARVLTLMTTVSTILILGLIIVFIFMESIPVIRYESATVFGVTVPGLRLFVETRWDAVADPVRYSMVPMIHGTVMVTLIATAVAAPLGVAAALFLSEIAPPMVREAVKPGVEILAGIPSIVYGFIGFTVLSPWASTQFDLSGQGTYLFVGIVVGLMALPTVVSVGEDALSSVPESIKSGSLAVGTTDWQTMTSITLPAAFSGVSAAVLLGVGRAIGETMAATVMLRGVPRLTDPLYNVFYGQETLTSLIARNYGDADGLQMDALFVSGVILFITVLFISIGSQYIEWRMHRKFGGEL, from the coding sequence ATGACAGCAGCGAGAGAACGGGTGGGATCGTGGCTTCGTGACGCGGGCGAGCGGCAGGTACGGCGGGGCAGGGCGTTCGTCGACGACACCGAGCCGGAGGCGCTCGCGGTCGTCGGAATCGGATCGGCGGCGATGCTCGTGGCGTTCGTCGGGTTCCTGTTGGTCTCTCCGCTGACCGTCCTCCCCTTCGCCGTTTCGATCGCGACGTTCGGCTACGGCTGGGTCAGACACCAGGAAGTGACCGCGAGGGTGCTGACGCTGATGACGACCGTCTCGACGATCCTGATCCTCGGGCTCATCATCGTCTTCATCTTCATGGAGTCGATCCCGGTCATCCGGTACGAGAGCGCGACGGTGTTCGGCGTGACCGTGCCCGGGCTCCGGCTGTTCGTGGAGACGCGGTGGGACGCGGTCGCCGATCCGGTCCGGTACTCGATGGTGCCGATGATCCACGGGACGGTGATGGTGACCCTCATCGCGACGGCGGTCGCCGCGCCGCTGGGCGTCGCGGCGGCGCTGTTCCTCTCCGAGATCGCCCCCCCGATGGTGCGGGAGGCGGTCAAGCCCGGCGTCGAGATCCTCGCCGGCATCCCCTCCATCGTCTACGGGTTCATCGGCTTCACCGTCCTGAGCCCGTGGGCCTCCACCCAGTTCGACCTCAGCGGGCAGGGGACGTACCTCTTCGTCGGCATCGTGGTCGGGCTGATGGCGCTCCCGACGGTCGTCTCCGTCGGGGAGGACGCCCTCTCCAGCGTCCCCGAGTCGATCAAGAGCGGCTCGCTCGCGGTCGGCACGACCGACTGGCAGACGATGACCTCGATCACGCTGCCGGCCGCGTTCTCGGGCGTCTCCGCGGCCGTGCTGCTCGGCGTCGGGCGCGCCATCGGCGAGACGATGGCCGCGACGGTGATGCTCCGGGGGGTTCCCCGGCTCACCGACCCGCTGTACAACGTCTTCTACGGCCAGGAGACGCTCACCTCGCTCATCGCGCGAAACTACGGCGACGCGGACGGCCTCCAGATGGACGCGCTGTTCGTCTCGGGCGTCATCCTCTTCATCACGGTGCTTTTCATCTCGATCGGCTCGCAGTACATCGAGTGGCGGATGCACCGGAAGTTCGGGGGTGAGCTCTGA
- a CDS encoding thiolase C-terminal domain-containing protein — MTDAYLVGAGQSPFGSFPDETYRSLFDTAFDRALASVDGDLDPDRIDEAFLGTLGVGGRQIGLSAPAVTEHVGLHAIPTTRVENACASSGYALRSAVAAVRAGMADLVLAGGYEVMTDTSADRTKWWLGVSGETEWERLSGTTFAGVYAQMASAHMNEYGTTTEDLSRVAVKNHANGAENPDAHLGFECSLEDAMDAPAVADPLNLYHCCPTTDGASAVLVASGDVARELSDDPVRVAGVGAASGRVGLFQRPGLASIPATRTAAERAYGAAGIDDPAGDLDFAEVHDCFAIAELLAYEDLGFCDPGESGRLLREGRTDPDGDLPVNTSGGLKSKGHPIGATGTGQAVEAFKQLRGEAAVQVADPVRGLAHNVGGSGGGVTVHVFERAAEVDA; from the coding sequence ATGACCGACGCGTACCTCGTCGGGGCCGGGCAGTCGCCGTTCGGGTCGTTCCCGGACGAGACGTACCGCTCGCTGTTCGACACGGCGTTCGACCGGGCGCTCGCGAGCGTCGACGGCGACCTCGACCCCGACCGGATCGACGAGGCGTTCCTCGGCACGCTCGGCGTCGGCGGGAGACAGATCGGGCTGAGCGCGCCCGCCGTCACCGAGCACGTCGGCCTCCACGCGATTCCGACGACGCGTGTCGAGAACGCCTGCGCGTCCAGCGGCTACGCGCTCCGGAGCGCCGTCGCGGCCGTCCGGGCCGGGATGGCCGACCTCGTCCTCGCGGGCGGCTACGAGGTGATGACCGACACCAGCGCCGACCGGACGAAGTGGTGGCTCGGCGTCTCCGGCGAGACCGAGTGGGAGCGCCTCTCCGGGACGACGTTCGCCGGCGTCTACGCCCAGATGGCCAGCGCCCACATGAACGAGTACGGGACGACGACGGAGGACCTCTCCCGGGTCGCCGTCAAGAACCACGCCAACGGCGCCGAGAACCCCGACGCCCACCTCGGCTTCGAGTGTTCGCTGGAGGACGCCATGGACGCCCCCGCGGTCGCCGACCCGCTGAACCTCTATCACTGCTGTCCGACGACCGACGGCGCGAGCGCGGTGCTCGTCGCGAGCGGGGACGTCGCCCGGGAACTGAGCGACGACCCCGTCCGCGTCGCCGGCGTCGGCGCCGCCAGCGGCCGGGTCGGTCTGTTCCAGCGCCCCGGCCTGGCGTCGATTCCAGCGACCCGGACGGCCGCCGAGCGGGCCTACGGGGCGGCCGGCATCGACGACCCGGCCGGGGACCTCGACTTCGCGGAGGTCCACGACTGCTTCGCAATCGCCGAACTGCTCGCATACGAGGACCTCGGCTTCTGTGATCCGGGCGAGTCCGGTCGACTGCTCCGCGAGGGGCGGACCGACCCGGACGGCGACCTCCCCGTCAACACCTCCGGCGGGCTGAAATCGAAGGGCCACCCCATCGGCGCGACCGGCACAGGACAGGCGGTCGAGGCGTTCAAGCAGCTCCGCGGCGAGGCCGCGGTGCAGGTCGCGGACCCGGTCCGCGGGCTGGCCCACAACGTCGGCGGCTCCGGCGGCGGCGTCACCGTCCACGTGTTCGAGCGGGCCGCGGAGGTGGACGCGTGA
- a CDS encoding halo transducer protein: protein MSRPQAVVGRTTEEAVETILAADGTRERDAVRAALDPVTEDGVVTEAAVESAVSDTSKVVATAETRVELARIEHEEAREAAEPVADLEVVSARLDEAADRLAAVEARRDDLSRDLGSPVERLNDPTAAYELAVELRAVASNAQGVVRTADDLQTDLEQVESWLTSPARRYDEFGEDVSFAAESLAELEAAAQALPETTAEPAVEWADASMRTRVLNCVVADLRAELAELREWADREDEPFREALVSDVDALADRREALAAELDGLARPAWRDRFGEELAALGDELAGVDAPVDWAAVEAASETHRARVRGDAGSPATDGDA, encoded by the coding sequence ATGAGTCGACCCCAGGCCGTCGTCGGTCGAACCACGGAGGAGGCCGTCGAAACGATCCTCGCGGCGGACGGGACGCGCGAGCGGGACGCCGTCCGGGCGGCGCTCGACCCAGTCACCGAGGACGGCGTCGTCACCGAGGCCGCCGTCGAGTCGGCCGTCTCGGACACCTCGAAGGTCGTCGCCACCGCGGAAACCCGGGTCGAACTGGCGCGGATCGAGCACGAGGAGGCGCGCGAGGCGGCCGAACCCGTCGCCGACCTCGAGGTCGTGTCCGCCCGGCTCGACGAGGCCGCAGACCGGCTCGCGGCCGTCGAGGCGCGCCGGGACGACCTCTCGCGGGATCTCGGATCGCCGGTCGAACGGCTGAACGACCCGACCGCGGCGTACGAACTCGCCGTCGAACTCCGGGCGGTCGCGTCGAACGCGCAGGGCGTTGTCCGGACCGCGGACGACCTCCAGACGGACCTCGAACAGGTCGAATCGTGGCTCACGAGCCCCGCGCGTCGGTACGACGAGTTCGGCGAGGACGTCTCGTTCGCGGCCGAGTCGCTGGCCGAACTCGAAGCTGCGGCCCAAGCGCTCCCCGAGACCACGGCCGAACCGGCCGTCGAGTGGGCCGACGCCAGCATGCGTACGCGGGTGCTGAACTGCGTCGTCGCCGACCTGCGGGCCGAACTGGCGGAGCTCCGCGAGTGGGCCGACCGCGAGGACGAGCCGTTCCGCGAGGCGCTCGTCTCGGACGTCGACGCGCTGGCCGACCGGCGCGAGGCGCTGGCGGCGGAACTGGACGGGCTCGCACGGCCCGCCTGGCGCGACCGCTTCGGCGAGGAACTAGCCGCGCTGGGGGACGAACTGGCGGGGGTCGACGCGCCAGTGGACTGGGCGGCGGTCGAGGCGGCCTCCGAGACGCACCGGGCCCGCGTCCGCGGGGATGCCGGATCGCCCGCGACCGACGGCGACGCGTAA